Proteins encoded in a region of the Watersipora subatra chromosome 5, tzWatSuba1.1, whole genome shotgun sequence genome:
- the LOC137397375 gene encoding uncharacterized protein: MLDCSIASGEFTPSGFQIFRKDQNCHGGGVAIAVNKNIEATEIPMQLPETEALLVELKIVNSKLLILVFYRPPSSNDPHLIPDLLELVTGIANSRKTRLIVCGDLNMPSINWAEYTVPTGDVPQALLDSVADLNLTKHIHEATYVKGNILDGVFSNVHCIKSIIVHKPLLSDHYIIDIETHLNVKDDERTERKI, translated from the coding sequence ATGTTAGATTGTAGTATTGCTTCTGGAGAATTTACACCAAGTGGTTTTCAAATCTTTAGGAAAGATCAAAATTGTCACGGAGGGGGAGTTGCTATTGctgtaaacaaaaatattgaagCAACTGAGATTCCAATGCAGCTTCCAGAAACAGAAGCACTTTTAGTTGAACTAAAGATAGTAAATAGCAAATTGCTAATTCTCGTGTTCTATAGACCTCCTTCGAGTAATGATCCACACCTGATTCCGGACCTTTTAGAATTGGTGACTGGTATAGCTAATTCTAGAAAAACCCGCCTCATTGTTTGTGGAGATTTAAACATGCCATCTATTAACTGGGCAGAGTATACTGTACCAACTGGGGATGTACCACAAGCATTACTAGACAGTGTTGCAGACCTAAACTTAACCAAGCATATACATGAAGCTACCTATGTAAAAGGAAATATCCTTGATGGAGTATTCAGTAATGTACATTGCATTAAATCTATCATTGTTCATAAACCATTACTAAGTGACCATTACATCATTGACATAGAGACACACTTAAATGTAAAAGATGATGAGAGGACTGAGAGAAAGATATAA